The following are encoded together in the Terriglobia bacterium genome:
- the dinB gene encoding DNA polymerase IV, whose product MQRTIFHLDMDAFYVSVEELSDPSLKGKAVVVGGQRDERGVVSAASYEARKFGVHSAMPLRTAAKLCPHAIFLDGHMDLYVEYSRKARAVLEDFSPAVEMASIDEAYVDMTGTEKLHGPPLQAAHKLHAEMKQRTGLNCSIGIGSSRLMAKILSDQAKPNGILYVLPGQEQTFLAPLDVGKIPGVGKVTKARLNDMGIRLIGDLLRAEQQTLEENFGKWGLALAGKARGEDAGGWFEGEVGEDWKAKSISHEHTFNQDTADLEKLESTLSKLSEMVGRRLREQGFMARTIQLKLRYSDFTTITRAQSLANSTAVDMEIYETIRKLFLANWTMGRAVRLLGVHAGNFDDRPEQIDLLDSDKHRKRTQALSASDRLRDKYGDSTIFLAKGMGGTFRERVHENPAEKKKKDPS is encoded by the coding sequence TTGCAGCGGACCATCTTCCACCTCGACATGGACGCCTTCTACGTCTCCGTCGAAGAGCTGTCTGATCCGTCGCTGAAGGGCAAGGCCGTGGTCGTGGGCGGGCAGCGCGACGAGCGTGGCGTGGTCTCCGCTGCGTCCTATGAGGCCCGCAAATTCGGCGTGCATTCAGCCATGCCGCTGCGCACCGCCGCCAAGCTTTGTCCGCACGCCATTTTTCTTGACGGCCACATGGACCTCTACGTCGAGTACTCAAGAAAAGCCCGCGCCGTGCTGGAGGATTTTTCTCCCGCGGTGGAGATGGCGTCCATTGACGAAGCTTACGTGGACATGACCGGCACGGAAAAGCTCCACGGGCCGCCGCTCCAGGCCGCACACAAGCTCCATGCCGAGATGAAGCAGCGCACCGGGCTGAATTGTTCCATCGGCATCGGCTCATCGCGCCTGATGGCCAAGATCTTGTCCGACCAGGCCAAGCCCAACGGCATCCTTTATGTGTTGCCCGGACAGGAGCAGACTTTTCTTGCGCCGCTGGACGTAGGAAAAATCCCCGGCGTCGGCAAAGTAACCAAAGCGCGCCTCAATGACATGGGCATTCGGCTCATTGGCGACTTGCTGCGGGCAGAGCAACAAACGCTCGAGGAAAACTTTGGCAAGTGGGGCCTGGCGCTGGCCGGCAAAGCTCGCGGAGAAGATGCCGGTGGATGGTTTGAAGGAGAAGTGGGCGAAGACTGGAAGGCCAAGTCCATCAGCCACGAGCATACCTTCAACCAGGACACTGCCGACCTGGAGAAGCTGGAGTCTACCCTCTCCAAGCTATCGGAGATGGTAGGCCGCCGCCTTCGCGAACAAGGATTCATGGCCCGCACCATCCAGCTCAAGCTACGTTACTCGGACTTCACCACCATCACGCGCGCCCAGTCGCTGGCCAATTCCACTGCAGTGGACATGGAGATCTACGAAACCATTCGCAAGCTTTTCCTCGCCAACTGGACCATGGGCCGCGCCGTGCGACTGCTGGGCGTGCACGCGGGAAATTTTGACGACCGGCCGGAGCAGATTGACTTGCTCGACAGCGACAAGCACCGCAAGCGCACACAGGCGCTCTCCGCGTCTGATCGCCTGCGCGACAAGTACGGCGATTCCACCATCTTCCTGGCCAAAGGGATGGGCGGCACGTTCCGCGAACGCGTCCATGAAAACCCCGCGGAAAAAAAGAAGAAAGACCCCTCTTGA
- a CDS encoding PAS domain S-box protein — protein sequence MISIQVTLFTWTYLRDRQEKSFLWLLGWIAIFIHFAIPVMNEWMHWPRPVTDWIRVTTLIAAATCFLLSVSDVFRNKRQRALFLLLVGSNSILYLTGLVLNFGPRWLYLALLISSVATGLFQTIRHYGFKSLYFYAMSILLLPYAGWAMVRVSRGDLDQGLNYYLFGLFMAAGMTYLRHFRRFTPGVIFTSISFVMWGLVFPVSSLLLARGAGPAEASFFWDIPKVFVAFGMILTLYENQGAVSNSVAGKYRVLFEGNLAAVYVSTFSGQLLDCNSAFLKMYGFRSKEEALADSWVSICPDAGERRAFLDELSLHGRVVNHECRHSRKDGTHVWILERATTVVDPSGQRVIEGTAIDITERKQAEIALKESEQRFATVFRESPVACGIVSLDGVFLSVNEAFLRVMAMSADQVIGKTGVQLGFWKSQEERDAFFNRHLQSGGAVQNLPLEFKDALGNEHVVLYCASVVSIGERNCIFGMMLDQTEKSQLEAKFLQAQKMEALGRLAGGVAHDFNNLLGIIGGYAELLEGKLGHDETYRRYCSKIIDTTQRASGLTRQLLTFSRKEIVRPTPLRADHAVRELAVILPRLIGEDVELVLDLRSEGTVIMDRTHFEQIILNVVINARDAMPGGGRLIIETEDALRQVPLLSTDIAVRSFVVLRIRDNGVGMDERTRSHAFEPFFTTKEVGRGTGLGLATVYGIVQQCRGEISLDSQPGQGTQVSIFLPSVAGTEAQVLETTRRELSHGAGSILLVEDEPDLRNANAEFLASIGYSVISAGNGPEALDMARNLGNIDLVISDVVMPKMSGREFADRLLQVHPNTKLLFVSGYADDVVLQTGLAIQETPFLQKPYSLRQLGNKVQELLSIPSRADD from the coding sequence GTGATCAGTATCCAGGTGACGCTGTTCACCTGGACGTACCTGCGCGACCGCCAGGAGAAGTCCTTTCTCTGGCTGCTGGGCTGGATCGCCATCTTCATTCACTTTGCTATCCCGGTCATGAATGAGTGGATGCACTGGCCGCGCCCAGTGACCGATTGGATCAGAGTCACTACGCTGATCGCCGCCGCCACATGTTTCCTGCTCTCAGTTTCTGACGTTTTTCGCAACAAACGCCAGCGGGCGCTCTTTCTCCTACTCGTTGGTAGTAACTCCATTCTGTATCTCACGGGACTGGTACTGAACTTCGGGCCCAGGTGGCTTTACCTTGCGCTGTTGATTTCCAGCGTCGCTACAGGTCTGTTTCAAACTATCCGCCATTACGGATTCAAGAGCCTTTACTTCTACGCGATGTCCATCCTGTTGTTGCCTTACGCAGGTTGGGCCATGGTGCGAGTCAGCCGTGGCGATCTGGATCAGGGGCTGAACTACTATCTTTTTGGATTGTTCATGGCAGCCGGAATGACCTACCTTCGGCATTTCCGGCGCTTCACTCCAGGCGTGATCTTCACTTCCATCTCTTTCGTGATGTGGGGGCTGGTCTTTCCGGTTTCAAGTCTTCTGCTGGCGCGCGGGGCCGGTCCGGCGGAGGCCAGTTTCTTCTGGGACATACCCAAGGTCTTTGTGGCTTTCGGAATGATCCTCACGCTGTATGAGAACCAGGGGGCGGTCTCCAACTCCGTGGCCGGCAAGTATCGCGTGCTGTTTGAAGGCAACCTGGCTGCGGTCTATGTCTCGACTTTCAGCGGCCAGTTGCTGGACTGCAACAGCGCGTTCCTGAAGATGTACGGATTCAGGTCCAAGGAGGAAGCGCTGGCCGACTCCTGGGTTTCGATCTGCCCGGATGCCGGGGAGCGGCGCGCGTTTCTCGACGAACTCAGCCTGCACGGGCGCGTGGTCAACCACGAATGCCGCCATAGTCGAAAAGACGGCACGCATGTGTGGATCCTGGAGCGGGCCACCACGGTGGTGGACCCTTCCGGGCAGCGGGTGATTGAAGGCACGGCCATTGACATTACCGAACGCAAGCAGGCTGAGATCGCGCTCAAGGAGTCCGAGCAGCGGTTTGCCACGGTTTTTCGCGAGAGCCCGGTCGCTTGCGGGATTGTTTCGCTGGATGGCGTATTCCTCAGCGTCAATGAGGCGTTCTTGCGGGTCATGGCCATGAGCGCCGACCAGGTGATCGGCAAGACCGGCGTGCAACTGGGCTTCTGGAAGTCCCAGGAAGAGCGCGATGCTTTTTTCAACAGGCATCTCCAGAGCGGCGGCGCGGTGCAAAACCTGCCACTGGAATTCAAAGACGCCTTGGGCAACGAGCATGTGGTCTTGTATTGCGCCTCGGTGGTCAGCATCGGGGAACGAAACTGCATCTTTGGCATGATGCTGGACCAGACCGAAAAGAGCCAGCTGGAAGCCAAGTTCCTCCAGGCGCAGAAAATGGAAGCGCTCGGACGTCTGGCCGGCGGCGTGGCCCACGATTTCAACAACCTGCTGGGGATCATCGGCGGCTATGCTGAGCTGCTGGAAGGCAAGCTGGGCCACGACGAGACTTACCGCCGTTATTGTTCCAAAATCATTGATACCACGCAGCGGGCCAGCGGCCTGACCCGCCAGTTGCTTACCTTCAGCCGCAAAGAGATTGTCCGGCCTACGCCGCTGCGTGCGGACCACGCCGTCCGTGAGCTGGCCGTCATCCTTCCCCGGCTTATCGGGGAGGACGTTGAACTGGTGCTGGACCTGCGTTCGGAAGGCACAGTGATCATGGACCGGACCCACTTCGAGCAAATCATCCTGAATGTGGTCATCAACGCACGCGACGCCATGCCCGGCGGCGGCAGGTTGATCATTGAGACCGAGGACGCCCTACGTCAAGTTCCGCTGCTTTCCACGGACATCGCCGTGCGCAGCTTCGTCGTACTGCGCATTCGCGATAACGGCGTCGGCATGGATGAAAGGACACGCTCCCACGCCTTTGAGCCGTTCTTCACCACCAAAGAGGTTGGGCGCGGCACCGGTCTGGGCCTGGCCACCGTGTATGGAATCGTTCAGCAGTGCCGCGGAGAAATCAGCCTTGATTCCCAGCCCGGACAAGGCACGCAGGTCAGCATCTTTCTGCCTTCCGTCGCCGGGACGGAGGCGCAGGTGCTGGAGACCACGCGCCGCGAACTCAGCCACGGCGCCGGCAGCATCCTGCTGGTGGAAGATGAACCTGATTTGCGAAACGCCAATGCTGAGTTTCTTGCTTCCATTGGTTATTCCGTCATCTCCGCCGGCAACGGCCCGGAAGCCCTGGACATGGCCCGCAACCTGGGCAACATTGATCTGGTCATCAGTGACGTGGTCATGCCCAAGATGAGCGGGCGCGAATTCGCTGATCGCCTGCTCCAGGTGCATCCCAACACCAAGCTGCTCTTTGTTTCCGGCTACGCCGACGATGTCGTCCTGCAAACCGGACTGGCCATCCAGGAGACGCCGTTCCTGCAGAAGCCTTATTCCCTGCGCCAGCTCGGCAATAAAGTGCAGGAACTGCTGTCCATACCGAGCCGGGCAGACGACTAG